A window from Cryptomeria japonica chromosome 1, Sugi_1.0, whole genome shotgun sequence encodes these proteins:
- the LOC131857589 gene encoding pentatricopeptide repeat-containing protein At2g03880, mitochondrial-like, with amino-acid sequence MYAKCGNIEDACSIFDKMPHHGVVSWNVMIMGYATHGFDIEALKIFDQMEQSGIDPNHITFVGVLSACCHVDLVDKGWHYFKCMRDYYQITPTMRIYDCMVDLLGRAGNLVEAKKIIKEMPIILDASIWKSFLGACRIHADVGLGELAAEHLFQLDFENLASYMLLLDDSSREY; translated from the coding sequence ATGTATGCTAAATGTGGGAACATAGAGGATGCATGCAGtatctttgacaaaatgcctcatcATGGCGTGGTCTCGTGGAATGTGATGATCATGGGATATGCCACGCATGGCTTTGACATAGAGGCCCTTAAAATTTTTGATCAAATGGAGCAATCTGGCATCGACCCAAATCATATCACTTTTGTTGGTGTTTTGTCTGCATGCTGCCATGTAGATCTAGTGGACAAAGGATGGCATTATTTCAAATGCATGAGGGATTATTATCAGATCACACCTACAATGCGAATTTACGACTGCATGGTTGATCTTCTTGGTCGTGCTGGGAATCTAGTTGAGGCTAAAAAAATCATCAAGGAAATGCCAATAATTCTAGACGCTTCAATATGGAAGTCTTTCCTTGGTGCTTGTAGAATACATGCTGATGTAGGTCTAGGGGAACTTGCAGCAGAACACCTTTTTCAGTTGGACTTTGAAAATCTAGCATCTTACATGCTACTATTAGATGATTCATCTAGGGAATACTAA